The Flavobacteriales bacterium genome contains the following window.
ATGGCCTTTGCCATCGTTTTCCAGGTGGCGCATGTGGTGGAAGTGACCCATTTCGAGGAAGCGACGGAAGACAAGAAGATCCCGCACGAGTGGGCTGCGCACCAAGTGATGACCACGGCCAACTTCGCCATGCGCAACAAGGTGATCAGCTGGTTGTGCGGCGGATTGAATTTCCAGATCGAGCACCACCTGTTCCCGCGCATCAGCCATGTGCACTATCCGAAGCTGGCCCCCATCGTTCAGCAGGTGTGCGCGGAGCACGGCATCCCCTATTCCAGCTTCCGCACCATGGGCGGCGCCATTGCCAGCCACTACCGCTTCATCCGCGCACTCGGCCGCAACAACTGAGCCCACGCCGGGCCACGGCGAACCCACCCACTCGCCAACGCCACGGCGCACGCATGAGCAAGGTCACCTTCGCCAACACGAACAGCGGTTTCCATGCAACGCTCAATCAGCGGGTGGAAGCCTATTTCAAAGAGAATCGTCTGCCCAAGACCGGTACTCCGGCGCTTTACCTGAAAGGCGCCGTGCTCGTGATGGCCGCTTTCGCGCTGTACGGTCTGCTCCTGTTCGTTCCCTTGCATTGGGCGGTCGCACTGATGTGCAGCGCCCTTTTCGGGATCGTGCTGGCAGGCATCGGCTTCAACATCATGCACGATGCCTGCCACGGAGGTTTCAGTGCCAGCCAGCGCGTGAACGACATCGCCGGTCTGAGCCTGAACTGCCTCGGTGGGAACGCCTACATCTGGAAGCTGAAGCACAACATCGTGCACCACACCTACACCAACGTTGATGGCGTGGATGACGACATTGCCAAGTTGCCCCTGATACGGCAATGCGGAACGCAGAAGTGGAACCCGGCGCACCGCGCGCAGCACTTCTACATGTTCCTCATCTATGGACTCAGTTCGTTCCTGTGGGCCGCGGTGATGGATTTCCAGAAGTACTTCTCGGGCATGGTGTACCGTACGCCCATGAGCACCTTCCCGCTCAAGGAGCACATCATCTTCTGGGTGAGCAAGGTCCTGTTCATCG
Protein-coding sequences here:
- a CDS encoding acyl-CoA desaturase; the protein is MSKVTFANTNSGFHATLNQRVEAYFKENRLPKTGTPALYLKGAVLVMAAFALYGLLLFVPLHWAVALMCSALFGIVLAGIGFNIMHDACHGGFSASQRVNDIAGLSLNCLGGNAYIWKLKHNIVHHTYTNVDGVDDDIAKLPLIRQCGTQKWNPAHRAQHFYMFLIYGLSSFLWAAVMDFQKYFSGMVYRTPMSTFPLKEHIIFWVSKVLFIAFYVALPIYLVGFSPWLIGFAVMQVSMGLTLAMVFQLAHVVEGVHFDEAYEGRKLENEWAKHQVMTTANFAMNSKAVSWYVGGLNFQIEHHLFPRVSHVHYPAIAPIVQQVCREHNVPYTSFPTVASAFASHYRFMRWLGQRGDAPAAGLA